The proteins below come from a single Drosophila teissieri strain GT53w chromosome 3L, Prin_Dtei_1.1, whole genome shotgun sequence genomic window:
- the LOC122616933 gene encoding putative nuclease HARBI1, whose protein sequence is MEPRFGSGSLVLQGHAVAVSGEDEWHGLGTGAHWTDVTTAPAPGSGGHCGSAAVSPLRGLYGRSVSAAEERTGDTIHQTHRPQTHPVLEVVRPLLQVTKLSHSIQSAAVLRYLATGCYQLSVAQDHHINIGRSTFGKILKVFIPLLDRLLCRDAISLQMSRQQMQKSSVNFFTRYQLPRIVACLDGTYIRIQKPVNNSSVFFNRKGYYSLNSMVVCNDNMEIIAIEATHPGSCNDSFIWNHSSAREFLSTIINGHFVLANSGYALESFVLTPYRSAEIGTYQHTFNLRHARARNIVERTIGVLKSRFRCLQRCLKYEPLFCCMVVNVCCALHNICRRRNLIITEEFPFDDAQDTFDNNDVEGDDDGQPERDEIVQSLLV, encoded by the exons ATGGAGCCGCGGTTTGGAAGTGGCAGTCTGGTGCTGCAGGGCCATGCAGTGGCGGTGTCCGGTGAGGAT GAGTGGCACGGTCTGGGCACAGGAGCACATTGGACCGACGTCACAACGGCACCTGCACCCGGATCAGGCGGCCACTGTGGCAGTGCCGCGGTCTCGCCTCTTCGCGGATTATATGGCAGATCGGTTTCTGCGGCGGAGGAGCGAACTGGGGATACAATTCATCAAACCCATCGTCCTCAAACACATCCG GTTTTGGAGGTAGTAAGGCCACTTTTGCAAGTGACTAAATTGTCACACTCAATTCAATCGGCTGCTGTGTTGCGGTACCTGGCTACTGGCTGCTATCAGCTATCAGTGGCCCAGGACCATCATATAAACATTGGACGCAGCACATTTGGAAAGATTCTTAAAGTATTTATTCCGCTGCTAGACAGGCTTCTCTGTCGGGATGCTATATCTCTCCAAATGTCTAGGCAACAAATGCAGAAATCTTCCGTAAACTTCTTTACAAGATATCAACTGCCAAGAATAGTTGCCTGTTTGGATGGAACTTATATTAGAATTCAGAAGCCTGTAAACAATTCCTCTGTTTTCTTTAATAGAAAGGGTTATTACAGTTTGAACTCCATGGTG GTTTGCAACGACAATATGGAGATCATCGCCATTGAAGCCACTCACCCTGGGTCATGCAATGATTCTTTCATATGGAACCACTCAAGCGCGAGAGAATTCTTATCCACCATCATAAACGGGCACTTTGTTTTGGCGAACTCCGGATACGCGCTAGAGAGCTTCGTTTTAACTCCCTACAGGAGCGCGGAGATTGGAACGTATCAGCATACATTTAACTTAAGGCATGCTCGAGCCAGAAACATTGTCGAACGGACTATTGGAGTGCTTAAGAGTCGTTTTCGTTGCCTGCAACGCTGCTTAAAATATGAGCCATTGTTTTGTTGCATGGTTGTAAATGTATGCTGTGCTTTGCACAATATATGTAGAAGGCGAAACTTGATCATTACCGAGGAATTTCCATTTGACGACGCGCAAGATACTTTTGACAACAATGATGTAGAAGGAGATGATGACGGACAACCTGAACGCGATGAAATTGTTCAGTCGCTCTTAGTCTGA